In Roseiconus lacunae, a genomic segment contains:
- a CDS encoding DOMON domain-containing protein produces the protein MDAPQSKPKKFIDPTMLFRFEIPIRQHKLEWTGKGLALPETCRIASLGALSGRNNYADVRLAWDDTGIGIHVQVTGKKQLPWCRETRLDESDGFHLWLDTRCSPNIHRATAYCHRFLFMPSGGGPTRGRPVASLIEINRARANPKPVPPNTLQLKTLARQDGYELSGLIPAAAMTGFAPKDQSRLGFYFIVIDRELGWQTLSLGPEYPVAENPSLWAEADLVS, from the coding sequence ATGGACGCTCCACAATCCAAGCCGAAAAAGTTCATTGATCCAACGATGTTGTTTCGGTTTGAAATTCCGATCCGACAGCACAAATTGGAATGGACAGGCAAAGGCTTGGCATTGCCGGAAACTTGCCGTATCGCTTCGTTGGGGGCACTCTCGGGTCGGAATAATTATGCCGATGTCCGTCTTGCCTGGGACGATACCGGAATCGGCATTCATGTCCAGGTAACCGGTAAAAAGCAATTGCCCTGGTGTCGCGAAACGCGTTTGGACGAAAGCGATGGCTTTCATCTTTGGCTTGATACACGCTGCAGTCCCAACATCCATCGTGCGACGGCGTACTGTCATCGCTTCTTGTTTATGCCGTCCGGCGGCGGACCGACCCGAGGACGCCCGGTCGCCTCGCTGATCGAAATCAATCGGGCCCGAGCAAATCCCAAGCCGGTACCGCCGAATACACTGCAATTGAAAACACTCGCACGGCAAGACGGCTATGAACTCAGCGGCTTGATCCCGGCGGCAGCGATGACGGGATTTGCCCCGAAAGACCAATCACGCTTGGGATTCTATTTCATCGTCATCGATCGCGAACTCGGCTGGCAAACACTCAGCCTCGGTCCAGAGTATCCTGTAGCGGAAAACCCCAGTCTTTGGGCCGAAGCCGACCTGGTTTCCTAG
- the ychF gene encoding redox-regulated ATPase YchF produces the protein MEAGIVGLPNVGKSTLFNALTSSQSAQSENYPFCTIEPNEGIVNVPDERLERITKYIAPQKVIPAALKLVDIAGIVKGASEGEGLGNKFLSHIRQVDAIVQVVRCFEDPDVVHVAGTVDPVADIDTIETELVLADLQTLENAMVKAQRTARSGDKEAKLRVAAIEKCNAHLEAEQPLRTLKLTEAEAKSIHSFGLMTAKPILYVANVDENDLEGKDPLVDKVREHAKQSGADVVCVSAKLESELAELEDEDLAEMLADVGLEAPALSTIAQAAYKTLGLQSYFTAGEKEVRAWTIPAGATAPQAAGVIHTDFEKGFIRCEVYTLEDLETYGSEKEIRQAGKLRVEGKDYVMQDGDICHFLHKI, from the coding sequence ATGGAAGCCGGGATCGTCGGTCTGCCAAACGTCGGCAAAAGCACGCTATTCAACGCGTTGACAAGTTCGCAATCCGCCCAAAGCGAAAACTACCCCTTCTGTACGATCGAGCCCAACGAGGGGATCGTCAACGTACCGGACGAGCGGCTAGAGCGGATCACGAAATACATTGCGCCGCAAAAAGTGATTCCCGCGGCCCTGAAATTGGTCGACATCGCGGGGATCGTCAAAGGTGCCAGTGAGGGAGAAGGCTTGGGCAACAAATTCCTAAGTCATATCCGTCAAGTCGATGCGATTGTCCAAGTGGTTCGCTGCTTCGAAGACCCAGACGTCGTACACGTCGCCGGAACCGTTGATCCGGTCGCCGATATCGACACGATCGAAACCGAATTGGTGCTGGCGGACCTACAAACGCTCGAAAACGCGATGGTCAAAGCCCAACGCACTGCTCGCAGTGGTGACAAAGAAGCGAAGCTTCGCGTCGCGGCCATCGAAAAATGCAACGCGCACTTGGAAGCCGAACAACCGCTGCGCACATTGAAACTGACCGAAGCAGAAGCGAAGTCCATTCATAGTTTCGGTCTCATGACTGCCAAGCCAATTCTGTACGTCGCGAATGTCGACGAAAATGACTTGGAAGGCAAAGATCCGTTAGTCGACAAAGTCCGCGAACATGCCAAACAATCAGGAGCGGACGTCGTTTGCGTGAGTGCGAAACTGGAATCAGAACTCGCCGAACTCGAAGACGAAGATCTTGCCGAAATGCTGGCCGATGTCGGCCTTGAAGCCCCCGCTCTAAGCACAATCGCCCAGGCGGCCTACAAAACACTGGGGCTGCAAAGCTACTTCACGGCCGGGGAAAAAGAGGTTCGGGCGTGGACCATTCCCGCCGGTGCGACCGCTCCACAGGCGGCCGGTGTGATCCACACTGACTTCGAGAAAGGATTCATCCGCTGCGAGGTTTACACGCTCGAAGACCTCGAAACCTACGGTAGCGAAAAAGAAATTCGCCAAGCCGGTAAACTACGCGTGGAAGGCAAGGACTATGTCATGCAAGACGGCGACATTTGTCACTTCCTTCACAAGATCTAA
- a CDS encoding membrane or secreted protein: MNRPIDHIRSLVLLSATAGVLGICSGCQTMVERGWIAPPGPMNYQQANAVIHDPFPLPDIGPDDNSMRPPDYQNPVPLPVRNQMKNEVSPWLMP; the protein is encoded by the coding sequence ATGAACAGACCCATCGATCACATTCGATCCCTCGTGCTGCTATCTGCTACCGCCGGGGTGCTTGGCATTTGCTCGGGATGCCAGACGATGGTTGAACGCGGCTGGATCGCACCGCCAGGGCCGATGAATTATCAGCAAGCTAACGCGGTGATTCACGATCCGTTTCCGCTGCCGGACATTGGCCCGGACGACAATTCGATGCGGCCACCGGATTATCAAAACCCCGTTCCGTTACCGGTCAGAAACCAGATGAAGAACGAAGTTTCGCCTTGGTTGATGCCTTGA
- the lpxK gene encoding tetraacyldisaccharide 4'-kinase — MSGRRRGVFAALIRAGLRFAEIPYAIAVAIRNRNFDRQPDRIHRVDVPVISVGNLTTGGTGKTPVVAFLAQWFRDRGIRVAIVSRGYGRGEDGENDEAKELHQRLPDVPHVQDADRVEAARITIEELETQLIVMDDGFQHRRLARDLDIVLIDLTCPFGYGHLLPRGLLREPLRSLKRADAVILTRCDLASQAETDAAIKTLRSHVPSLPIIRCTHRPSGLLTYPNAVAPTESLRGQRVAIVCGIGNPDAFRRTLEALGAVVVDQLYFPDHIAYDRQEVEQIDRWARGLNDVTRLMCTQKDWVKLRCDRLGGLPLAAMTIDAEIESSPEFDSLLSSLAERAEDADAFG; from the coding sequence ATGAGTGGTCGGCGTCGTGGCGTTTTTGCCGCGTTGATCCGCGCCGGCCTTCGCTTCGCTGAAATCCCCTACGCGATCGCGGTCGCAATTCGAAATCGAAATTTCGATCGTCAACCCGATCGAATTCACCGGGTGGATGTCCCCGTGATCAGCGTCGGAAATTTAACGACCGGGGGAACAGGCAAGACACCGGTCGTCGCATTCCTGGCCCAATGGTTTCGCGACCGAGGCATTCGGGTGGCCATCGTCAGCCGTGGTTATGGCCGAGGCGAAGATGGTGAAAATGATGAAGCAAAAGAGCTTCATCAACGGTTGCCCGACGTACCTCATGTCCAAGATGCCGATCGGGTCGAAGCGGCGCGGATCACCATCGAAGAGCTCGAAACTCAATTGATTGTGATGGACGATGGTTTCCAGCATCGGCGACTAGCTCGTGATCTGGATATCGTGTTGATCGATCTTACTTGCCCCTTCGGTTACGGGCATTTGCTCCCGCGGGGCCTGTTGCGAGAACCGTTGCGTTCACTCAAACGAGCGGACGCGGTGATTCTGACCCGCTGTGATTTAGCTTCCCAGGCAGAGACCGATGCGGCTATTAAGACGCTTCGATCTCACGTGCCGTCACTTCCTATCATTCGCTGTACCCATCGCCCCAGCGGTTTGCTGACTTATCCCAACGCGGTTGCTCCCACCGAAAGTCTGCGTGGGCAACGCGTGGCGATTGTTTGTGGGATCGGCAACCCAGATGCTTTTCGGCGTACGCTTGAAGCGCTGGGTGCGGTGGTGGTCGACCAACTTTACTTCCCTGATCACATCGCCTACGACCGCCAAGAGGTAGAGCAGATTGATCGTTGGGCCCGCGGCCTAAACGACGTCACTCGATTGATGTGTACACAAAAGGATTGGGTCAAGCTACGCTGCGATCGCCTTGGCGGCTTGCCGCTTGCCGCGATGACAATTGATGCGGAAATCGAATCGTCTCCAGAATTTGACTCGCTACTGAGTAGCCTCGCAGAACGAGCGGAAGACGCAGACGCATTTGGGTGA
- a CDS encoding DegT/DnrJ/EryC1/StrS family aminotransferase gives MLCPAVSPDVLREVVLMAMNEEVAAEPASHCRLVSSGSLGVELGLRALNVGSGDRVAVCGYDYPGNLRAIESIGARPLLIDADPTGYSLDPDQLNKLNPADIKAVVVSHLYGIPADVEAIGRICKQNNWQWIEDACQTPLMPISGRFAGSHGSLGVLSFGGSKPLTAGNGGAIVTSDVRIASKLNALLDRPSDAAPVSPLQAAALLPQLCRLHLCNLQRAQTIARLADEVSWLSDSMLGVCPPPDATCYKLAFLSHCRDSLLAELHEAGIPAGDGFRSMHRSSRRRCDRIGELRRCEQLGEQVCLIDHRALLANNAAQDQLVQCLQRIRLT, from the coding sequence ATGCTCTGCCCTGCTGTGTCCCCGGACGTGCTCCGTGAAGTCGTTTTGATGGCAATGAACGAAGAGGTTGCGGCGGAGCCGGCGTCGCATTGCAGACTGGTCAGTAGCGGATCGCTTGGCGTTGAGCTTGGACTGCGAGCACTTAACGTCGGCTCCGGAGATCGAGTCGCCGTGTGCGGATACGATTACCCTGGAAATTTGCGAGCGATCGAATCCATCGGTGCTCGACCGCTGCTAATCGACGCCGATCCAACCGGCTATTCACTCGACCCCGATCAACTCAACAAACTCAATCCAGCCGATATCAAAGCGGTCGTGGTTTCCCACCTGTATGGCATCCCTGCGGACGTCGAGGCCATCGGTCGGATCTGCAAGCAAAATAATTGGCAATGGATCGAGGATGCCTGCCAAACTCCGCTGATGCCAATCTCCGGTCGATTCGCGGGTAGTCACGGAAGCCTAGGAGTCCTCTCTTTCGGTGGCAGCAAACCGCTGACCGCGGGAAATGGAGGGGCAATCGTGACGTCCGACGTCAGGATTGCCAGCAAGTTAAACGCCTTGCTCGATCGCCCCAGTGATGCGGCCCCCGTCAGCCCACTACAAGCGGCTGCATTGCTTCCTCAACTCTGTCGCCTGCATCTATGTAACCTACAACGCGCTCAGACGATTGCTCGGTTGGCCGATGAGGTCAGCTGGCTAAGCGATTCGATGCTTGGGGTCTGTCCCCCACCTGATGCGACGTGCTACAAGCTTGCTTTCCTGTCCCATTGTCGCGATAGCTTGCTAGCAGAGCTACACGAGGCGGGTATCCCGGCTGGCGACGGTTTCCGTTCGATGCACCGCAGCAGTCGTCGTCGATGTGATCGAATCGGTGAGCTCCGGCGCTGCGAGCAACTTGGAGAACAAGTTTGCCTGATCGATCATCGAGCGTTGCTGGCGAACAACGCAGCACAGGACCAACTGGTCCAATGCCTGCAGAGAATCCGATTGACATAA
- a CDS encoding nucleotide sugar dehydrogenase, with product MSSVTSQTFVQSIEDRSCSVGIIGLGYVGLPLIDAFINAGFGCVGFDVDASKVESLLAGKSYIKHIGNDKIQAWLTKEKFDASADMTRLSEPDVLLICVPTPLDSARDPDLSYVVGTCQSIAKSLRKGQLVVLESTTYPTTTRDVMVPILESGGLVAGKDFFVAYSPEREDPGNPDFSAAGIPKVVGAINDDSLACASALYGAAVAGVVPVGNCEVAEAAKVLENIYRAVNIALVNELKTLFDKMDIDVWDVINAAKTKPFGFQAFYPGPGLGGHCIPIDPFYLSWLARKQGSTARFIELAGEVNRAMPSYVVSRTAEFLNEFRKPINGSKICMLGVAYKKDVDDARESPSFELLELLLEQGAELTFSDPHVSSLPSVRNYDLPSMESQELSAEFLASQDAVLIATDHTAFDYDHIVKHSALVIDTRNATHAVNEGREKIRKC from the coding sequence ATGTCCAGTGTCACCAGTCAGACATTTGTCCAGTCCATCGAGGATCGCTCTTGCTCGGTCGGGATCATCGGCCTCGGGTACGTCGGTTTGCCGTTGATTGATGCGTTTATTAATGCCGGATTTGGCTGCGTTGGTTTTGATGTCGATGCCTCCAAAGTCGAGTCGTTGCTAGCGGGAAAGAGCTATATCAAGCACATCGGGAACGACAAAATCCAGGCGTGGTTGACAAAGGAAAAGTTCGACGCCAGCGCCGACATGACCCGCTTATCCGAACCGGATGTGCTGTTAATCTGTGTCCCGACACCTCTCGATTCGGCACGCGACCCCGACCTGTCTTACGTTGTTGGAACCTGTCAATCGATCGCAAAGTCGTTGCGAAAAGGGCAACTAGTTGTCCTGGAAAGCACCACCTACCCTACCACCACGCGTGATGTGATGGTGCCGATCCTCGAGTCAGGTGGCTTGGTCGCCGGGAAAGATTTCTTTGTCGCGTATAGTCCCGAACGCGAAGACCCCGGCAATCCTGATTTCTCTGCCGCCGGGATCCCCAAAGTCGTCGGTGCGATCAATGACGACAGCTTGGCGTGCGCTTCGGCGCTCTATGGTGCCGCGGTTGCCGGCGTCGTTCCGGTCGGCAATTGTGAAGTCGCCGAAGCGGCAAAGGTGCTTGAGAATATTTATCGCGCCGTGAACATTGCATTGGTCAACGAACTCAAAACGCTGTTCGACAAGATGGACATCGACGTTTGGGACGTGATCAACGCGGCCAAAACAAAGCCGTTTGGTTTCCAGGCGTTTTACCCCGGCCCAGGGCTTGGCGGTCACTGTATCCCGATCGATCCCTTTTATCTTTCCTGGTTGGCTCGCAAGCAGGGCAGCACGGCACGATTCATCGAGCTTGCCGGAGAAGTCAACCGTGCGATGCCAAGCTACGTTGTTTCGCGTACCGCTGAATTCTTGAACGAGTTTCGCAAGCCGATCAATGGCAGTAAGATTTGCATGCTGGGCGTTGCCTATAAAAAGGACGTCGACGACGCTCGCGAAAGCCCTTCGTTCGAATTATTGGAGTTGCTACTCGAACAAGGCGCCGAACTGACTTTCAGTGACCCACATGTTTCGTCGTTGCCCTCGGTCCGAAACTACGACCTTCCTTCGATGGAAAGCCAAGAGCTGAGCGCGGAGTTTTTGGCGTCACAAGATGCGGTTTTGATCGCCACCGACCACACCGCATTTGACTACGACCACATCGTCAAACACAGCGCGCTGGTGATTGATACACGAAACGCGACGCATGCCGTCAACGAAGGTCGGGAAAAGATCCGTAAGTGCTAA
- a CDS encoding preprotein translocase subunit YajC, whose amino-acid sequence MTDFALPYHAALVFCPQSYRIVPPPVRIVIQTAFELAPTLLLFAEEAVAPEDKSLLVHMLEGPWILIIGFVAIFYVTYVIPERRRKADEVKRLAAITKGSRVVTVGGLHGTVVNASADGDVMTLKLDESGNVRVKVSRWALTAVDEKKEKDSE is encoded by the coding sequence GTGACCGATTTTGCCCTTCCATATCATGCCGCACTTGTATTTTGCCCGCAAAGCTACCGAATTGTCCCCCCTCCGGTCCGGATAGTGATCCAAACCGCCTTCGAACTCGCCCCAACACTTCTGCTCTTCGCCGAAGAGGCTGTTGCGCCTGAGGATAAATCCCTGCTGGTGCACATGCTCGAAGGTCCGTGGATTCTAATCATCGGATTCGTTGCGATTTTCTACGTCACTTACGTTATTCCCGAAAGGCGACGTAAAGCGGACGAAGTCAAACGCCTAGCGGCGATCACCAAAGGCAGTCGTGTCGTTACCGTTGGCGGCCTGCACGGAACGGTGGTCAACGCCAGCGCCGACGGCGACGTGATGACGCTAAAACTGGATGAAAGCGGCAACGTGCGGGTCAAGGTGAGTCGTTGGGCACTGACGGCTGTCGACGAGAAAAAAGAAAAGGACAGCGAGTAG
- a CDS encoding amidohydrolase, with protein MSPSDPIDKRIVQIDQQVAHLWMVRTFLKHADESEDDEDLRDIVRDIYDFILAIGPIDDVDDEAKYLKMARKKLSRLRRATELYEEIQPEVSGHTNFVMAAKSLRLALDTITAIVAAK; from the coding sequence ATGTCACCTTCCGATCCAATTGATAAACGAATCGTTCAGATCGACCAGCAAGTCGCTCACCTATGGATGGTGCGCACCTTTTTAAAGCATGCCGACGAATCCGAAGACGACGAAGACTTGCGTGACATCGTTCGCGATATCTACGACTTCATTCTTGCGATCGGACCGATCGATGACGTCGACGACGAAGCCAAGTACCTGAAGATGGCACGCAAGAAACTCTCTAGGCTTCGGCGTGCGACCGAGCTTTATGAGGAAATTCAGCCCGAAGTGAGCGGCCATACCAATTTCGTGATGGCGGCTAAATCACTGCGACTGGCACTCGACACGATCACCGCAATCGTGGCAGCCAAGTAA
- a CDS encoding secretin N-terminal domain-containing protein, whose amino-acid sequence MRIPAFLVAVMLFGAPLSQAQTATIVGPDGKPRQIAVPQGMPPGAKPPGQPPKPGEKPDEKDAGKNGGADKKGEPPEPKIIRRGDQKPGDANPEELKATVGEDGRVAFQFRNQPWVDLVQWLAQIADQPLDWQELPADRVNLRSPGRYTVEQTKDLFNRHLLARGYTLLDMPGGITVAKTQGINPAMVPRVTESQLEGLSPHTFVRISLETGWLSSEKMAAELKPMVSSNGQLTALSTTNRLEAMDAAINLQQIAKLLSQERNDSSREALAPEFKLRHIPAESAKKMLEEFLGVQKKQAAPMSPQQMQMMQQMARQNGGRPPTAQKEPDISIVANTRQNSVFIRAPIDRIAVATEFLTRIDVPGKSITSLSDVESRVEVFHLYTINPEKLIEIIAEMNVLEPGTRIRSDETNRAIIVSGSAADRYIIERLIQRLDGSGRTFEVLQLRRLEATEVAESISFLMGKDKDDDDNNNSRRYFYYGFGGNDDKDKNKDEFRVAANARYRQVLLWANESEMEQVRNLLIKLGELPPPGGSRSMVRRIDASSAPETYEYLLRLQQQWSQISNTPLSLPNSDQFVDPILGTENTEEEKETESPEDGDPSAPTSSDDLEARRRRFERQTVSRVFVTTEEASEAGSEVEKGQQDEAPAGATEGVDPQSPDIRSQIQSSKDFDRLFRKTIPQPTEPSAASDAAADPSIRIELDEDGNLVIVGSDPKALDQLENLMLQFAPPKRPYHVFKIKHQSAGYVQLNLEEYFEKEDEEEDSGSSFFRYIYGIGNDDDKGPAGLGKENKLRFVYDPDTNTIVVSGATSSQLKTISELIKLWDVAEPVNKRRMRYTKLVKVEYGSAASIAETVKEAYRDLLSSNDKTFNKGGNAGGGNQPGAAGPSKSSGRDRQSGSGLIDSENGRDGGDVDFSFKGKLSMGVDEVGNTLLVSAEGEPLLELVIQMINQLDMAAKPAGDMQIISVSGKTSNDAIEKVLEAFSGRARQGAQANAPNQPSPPNPNPQFNPGQPAFNPNFNRRRGPR is encoded by the coding sequence ATGCGAATCCCTGCTTTTCTTGTCGCAGTCATGCTGTTCGGCGCTCCCCTGTCGCAAGCTCAGACGGCCACGATCGTCGGGCCAGACGGAAAACCGAGACAGATCGCAGTTCCGCAAGGCATGCCGCCGGGAGCTAAACCGCCGGGGCAGCCGCCAAAACCAGGCGAAAAGCCTGACGAAAAGGACGCGGGGAAAAATGGTGGTGCCGACAAAAAGGGGGAGCCACCGGAACCGAAAATTATCCGTCGAGGCGACCAGAAACCTGGTGACGCCAACCCTGAGGAACTAAAAGCCACTGTTGGCGAAGATGGCCGAGTCGCGTTTCAGTTTCGCAATCAACCTTGGGTCGACCTCGTTCAGTGGTTGGCTCAGATTGCCGACCAGCCGCTGGATTGGCAAGAATTGCCAGCCGATCGCGTTAACTTGCGATCCCCCGGACGCTACACGGTCGAGCAAACAAAGGATTTGTTCAACCGGCACTTGCTGGCCCGCGGATACACGTTGCTGGACATGCCTGGTGGGATCACGGTGGCGAAAACACAAGGGATCAACCCCGCGATGGTCCCACGCGTCACCGAATCGCAATTGGAAGGATTGTCGCCGCACACATTTGTTCGTATCTCCTTGGAAACCGGCTGGCTATCAAGTGAAAAAATGGCTGCCGAGTTAAAGCCGATGGTCAGTAGTAACGGTCAGTTGACTGCGTTATCGACCACCAACCGGCTCGAAGCGATGGACGCAGCGATCAATCTTCAACAGATCGCTAAGTTGCTCTCACAAGAACGTAACGATTCCAGCCGCGAAGCGTTGGCGCCAGAATTCAAGCTGCGTCATATCCCCGCCGAATCGGCGAAGAAAATGCTGGAAGAGTTTTTAGGCGTTCAGAAGAAGCAGGCTGCGCCAATGTCGCCGCAGCAAATGCAGATGATGCAGCAGATGGCTCGGCAAAACGGTGGTCGTCCTCCGACAGCTCAAAAAGAACCTGACATCTCGATCGTCGCCAACACTCGCCAGAATTCTGTCTTCATCCGAGCTCCCATTGATCGGATCGCGGTGGCAACAGAGTTCTTGACTCGAATCGACGTTCCCGGCAAGAGCATCACTTCTTTGTCCGACGTGGAATCACGCGTCGAAGTCTTTCATCTTTATACGATCAATCCGGAAAAGTTGATCGAAATCATTGCCGAAATGAATGTGCTTGAACCGGGCACGCGAATCCGATCGGACGAAACGAACCGCGCGATCATTGTGTCTGGTTCGGCAGCCGATCGGTACATTATCGAGCGGTTGATCCAGCGGCTCGACGGAAGTGGTCGAACGTTCGAGGTTCTTCAACTCCGTCGTTTGGAAGCGACCGAAGTTGCCGAGTCGATTTCGTTTTTGATGGGCAAGGACAAAGACGATGACGACAACAACAACTCGCGGCGATACTTCTATTACGGCTTCGGTGGCAACGACGATAAAGACAAAAACAAAGACGAATTCCGGGTCGCCGCTAATGCTCGCTACCGACAAGTCTTGCTGTGGGCGAACGAGTCTGAGATGGAGCAGGTGCGAAACCTGTTGATCAAACTCGGTGAACTGCCTCCGCCCGGCGGGAGTCGTAGCATGGTGCGACGAATCGATGCGTCGTCGGCGCCGGAAACGTATGAGTACTTGCTTCGCTTGCAGCAACAGTGGTCGCAGATTTCCAACACGCCGCTTTCCTTGCCCAACTCCGATCAATTCGTCGATCCGATACTCGGCACCGAGAACACCGAGGAAGAAAAGGAAACAGAATCACCTGAGGATGGTGATCCATCTGCGCCGACAAGCTCCGATGACCTCGAAGCGCGACGTCGGCGATTCGAACGACAAACGGTTTCGCGAGTGTTCGTTACGACGGAGGAAGCCAGCGAGGCCGGCAGTGAAGTTGAAAAAGGCCAACAGGACGAAGCGCCCGCCGGTGCGACCGAAGGCGTTGATCCACAGTCGCCGGACATTCGATCGCAGATTCAATCTTCTAAAGACTTTGATCGATTGTTTCGCAAAACGATACCGCAGCCAACGGAACCATCCGCAGCGTCCGATGCCGCTGCTGACCCATCGATTCGAATTGAATTGGACGAAGACGGAAACTTGGTGATCGTCGGCTCGGACCCCAAGGCCCTTGATCAGCTTGAAAACTTGATGCTGCAATTCGCCCCGCCCAAGCGACCGTACCACGTCTTCAAGATCAAGCATCAATCCGCCGGATATGTTCAGCTGAACCTCGAAGAGTACTTTGAAAAGGAAGATGAAGAAGAAGATTCCGGGTCGAGCTTCTTTCGGTACATTTATGGCATCGGTAACGACGACGACAAAGGCCCGGCAGGTTTGGGCAAAGAAAACAAGCTTCGCTTTGTTTATGACCCCGACACGAACACAATCGTCGTCAGCGGAGCCACTTCGTCACAACTGAAAACAATTAGTGAGTTAATCAAGCTTTGGGACGTCGCCGAACCGGTCAATAAGCGACGGATGCGCTACACAAAGCTTGTGAAGGTTGAGTACGGTAGCGCGGCGAGCATCGCCGAAACGGTCAAAGAAGCCTATCGAGACTTGCTTAGCAGTAACGACAAGACGTTCAATAAAGGAGGCAACGCAGGGGGCGGAAATCAGCCCGGAGCCGCCGGGCCGTCGAAATCTTCCGGACGCGATCGCCAATCCGGTAGTGGCTTGATCGATAGTGAGAATGGTCGCGACGGTGGCGACGTCGACTTTTCTTTTAAGGGAAAGCTGTCGATGGGAGTCGATGAGGTCGGTAACACGCTGCTGGTGAGCGCCGAAGGTGAGCCGTTGCTTGAATTGGTCATTCAAATGATCAATCAGTTGGATATGGCTGCCAAGCCTGCTGGCGATATGCAGATCATTTCGGTCTCTGGTAAAACCAGTAATGACGCGATTGAGAAAGTTTTGGAAGCGTTCAGTGGGCGTGCACGACAAGGGGCCCAAGCAAACGCACCGAATCAACCATCGCCACCGAATCCGAATCCTCAGTTCAACCCCGGACAACCGGCATTCAATCCGAACTTCAACCGCCGCCGCGGGCCACGCTAG
- a CDS encoding LptF/LptG family permease: protein MPTRLTRYILAEIMKIFVVALIALTMLILLIGVGRTLLREGLGPLAIVQLLPFLLPVSLQFAFPATALFAVSCVYGRMAGDGEVSTVKASGISPLRILQPAIVFAFLLSPFAVYISDLAVSWGRPGMNRVVMLSIEDIVYRKMRSQHSYTDERFSIHVRNVDGKRLEYPTVTMHGAEETMKFEAREGQLSLDADGEQLILILVDGRCVRGDSFQVLAPGPTRIPIPLSDSPRDQDQSTTRPGDLPLWAISEERLNQDTRTHAATGELAAQTSFSILTSRYDEIAGAKGSEMRAKLDGSRRRLMRLKIAPWRRLAEGFSCFFFVLIGAPLAMISRTSDYWTTFGRCFLPTLLMYYPLFILGLNQAKDGAIPPYGVWLGNVALGAIGLILVNRVRRY from the coding sequence ATGCCCACGCGGCTGACACGCTACATCCTGGCGGAAATCATGAAGATTTTCGTCGTCGCTTTGATCGCTTTGACGATGTTAATCCTACTGATTGGCGTCGGACGGACGTTGCTGCGCGAGGGATTGGGACCGCTGGCGATCGTTCAGTTGCTGCCGTTTCTGCTGCCTGTTTCGCTGCAATTCGCGTTTCCGGCAACCGCCTTATTTGCCGTTTCCTGCGTCTATGGGCGGATGGCGGGCGACGGAGAGGTCTCGACGGTTAAGGCGTCGGGAATCTCACCGCTGCGAATCCTTCAGCCCGCGATCGTCTTCGCGTTTTTGCTTAGTCCCTTTGCGGTGTACATCAGTGATTTGGCGGTTTCCTGGGGACGCCCGGGAATGAACCGAGTTGTGATGCTTTCCATCGAAGACATTGTTTACCGCAAAATGCGAAGCCAACACTCGTACACGGACGAGCGTTTCTCGATCCACGTTCGCAACGTCGATGGAAAGCGGCTTGAGTATCCCACGGTGACGATGCACGGTGCCGAAGAGACGATGAAATTTGAGGCTCGCGAAGGGCAATTGTCTCTCGACGCAGACGGCGAGCAACTGATTTTGATACTGGTCGACGGCCGATGTGTTCGGGGGGATTCGTTTCAGGTGCTCGCCCCGGGCCCGACGCGGATTCCGATCCCACTTTCCGATTCGCCTCGCGATCAAGACCAGAGCACGACTCGCCCCGGCGACCTACCGCTTTGGGCAATCAGTGAAGAACGATTGAATCAAGACACCCGCACCCACGCCGCGACCGGAGAGTTAGCCGCCCAGACCAGTTTTTCGATCCTGACGAGTCGTTATGACGAAATTGCCGGAGCGAAAGGCAGCGAAATGCGAGCCAAATTGGACGGCAGCCGACGCCGGTTGATGCGTTTGAAGATCGCTCCTTGGCGGCGATTGGCCGAAGGATTTAGCTGTTTTTTCTTTGTCCTGATCGGCGCGCCGCTGGCGATGATTTCCAGAACCAGCGACTACTGGACGACTTTTGGACGCTGCTTTTTGCCAACGCTTTTGATGTACTACCCACTTTTTATCTTGGGACTCAACCAGGCCAAGGACGGGGCAATCCCCCCCTATGGTGTTTGGCTAGGGAATGTAGCACTTGGCGCGATCGGGTTGATCTTGGTGAATCGAGTCCGGCGCTACTAA